The following proteins come from a genomic window of Maribacter sp. HTCC2170:
- a CDS encoding DUF6095 family protein, translating to MRTNKDLLIKGVKHFVYTFILMFTAPVVLWQAFKNQEHAFYIPVLIVGIILAIAAIAMGFYSVKLIMDALFNTSSKSK from the coding sequence GTGAGAACAAACAAAGATTTATTGATAAAGGGAGTAAAGCATTTTGTATATACTTTTATTCTTATGTTCACGGCGCCAGTAGTCTTATGGCAAGCTTTTAAGAATCAGGAACATGCGTTCTATATTCCCGTACTGATAGTTGGGATTATTCTGGCAATCGCAGCAATAGCGATGGGTTTCTACAGTGTAAAATTAATTATGGATGCTTTGTTCAATACAAGCTCGAAAAGTAAATGA
- a CDS encoding NUDIX hydrolase, whose product MDELVDILDDEGNFTDQTTMKSKAHKHGLFHPTVHVWFYTKNARVLIQQRGEFKDTHPLLWDVSVAGHIGAGEDFEISAIREVSEEIGLEITKNQLQKIGVFKSVQKHNEELIDCEFHHTYLCELKVPLNQLKKQDSEVEDIALIPLTRFAEETWGMANIKKYVPHDIDYYKSIIKAIKENL is encoded by the coding sequence ATGGATGAATTAGTGGACATATTGGATGATGAGGGAAACTTCACTGACCAAACCACTATGAAATCAAAAGCACATAAACATGGTCTGTTTCATCCAACAGTCCATGTTTGGTTTTATACCAAGAATGCCCGAGTATTAATTCAACAAAGAGGAGAATTCAAAGACACCCATCCCCTGCTCTGGGATGTATCGGTGGCTGGACACATAGGTGCCGGCGAAGATTTTGAAATTTCTGCCATTAGAGAGGTTTCAGAAGAAATTGGACTGGAAATCACCAAAAACCAGTTACAAAAAATTGGCGTTTTTAAATCAGTGCAAAAACATAATGAAGAATTGATAGACTGCGAATTTCACCACACCTATCTTTGTGAATTGAAAGTCCCGCTAAATCAATTAAAAAAACAAGATTCCGAAGTTGAGGATATAGCTTTGATTCCACTTACCAGATTTGCGGAGGAAACCTGGGGAATGGCCAATATTAAAAAATATGTTCCCCACGATATCGATTATTATAAATCGATTATAAAGGCAATTAAGGAAAATCTATAA
- the rplI gene encoding 50S ribosomal protein L9, with product MELILKEDVQNLGFKDDLVSVKNGYGRNYLIPQGLAAMATPSAKKVLAENLRQRAHKEKKVIDAANKTAEALKALELKIKAKTGAGDKLFGSVTSIDLAAAIEKEGHEIDKKFINIHGGSVKRTGAANAQIRLHRDVVIEFPFEVVAESK from the coding sequence ATGGAACTTATATTAAAAGAAGACGTACAAAACTTAGGTTTTAAAGACGATTTGGTAAGTGTTAAGAACGGCTACGGTAGAAATTATCTAATACCGCAAGGTTTGGCTGCTATGGCAACCCCTTCTGCAAAAAAGGTATTGGCAGAAAACTTAAGACAAAGAGCCCATAAAGAAAAGAAAGTAATTGATGCAGCTAATAAGACAGCTGAAGCATTAAAAGCGCTCGAGCTGAAGATTAAAGCTAAAACTGGAGCTGGTGATAAACTTTTTGGATCTGTAACTTCTATTGATTTAGCAGCAGCGATTGAAAAAGAAGGTCATGAAATAGATAAAAAATTCATCAATATTCATGGTGGTTCTGTTAAAAGAACTGGTGCCGCAAATGCACAGATTAGATTACACAGAGATGTGGTAATAGAATTTCCGTTTGAAGTAGTTGCTGAAAGCAAATAA
- a CDS encoding M42 family metallopeptidase, whose translation MSAKKILTKKSMDFLEKYLNNAAPTGYEWEGQKIWMNYLKPYVDTFITDTYGSAVGVINPESDFKVVIEGHSDEISWYVNYITDNGLLYVIRNGGSDHQIAPSKWVNIHTKKGIVKGVFGWPAIHTRNKAKEEPPKLDNIFIDIGAKDKAEVEKMGVHVGCVITYPDEFQILNKDKFVCRAIDNRAGGFMVAEVARLLHENKKKLPFGLYITNSVQEEIGLRGAEMITHTIKPNVAIITDVCHDTTTPMIEKKTQGHTEMGAGPVISYAPAVQNKLRERIIETAESKKIPFQRMAASRSTGTDTDAFAYSNGGVASALISLPLRYMHTTVETVHKDDVENVIRLIYETVLTIKNGETFSYFD comes from the coding sequence ATGAGCGCAAAGAAGATTCTCACCAAAAAATCAATGGATTTTTTAGAAAAGTACCTGAATAACGCAGCTCCTACCGGATATGAATGGGAAGGGCAAAAGATTTGGATGAACTACCTTAAACCATACGTAGACACATTTATTACCGATACTTATGGTTCTGCGGTCGGTGTAATTAATCCTGAATCCGACTTCAAAGTTGTCATAGAGGGGCATTCAGATGAGATTTCATGGTATGTAAATTATATTACAGACAACGGTCTTCTTTATGTAATCCGTAATGGCGGTAGTGATCATCAAATTGCCCCTTCAAAATGGGTTAACATTCATACAAAAAAAGGTATAGTAAAAGGTGTATTTGGATGGCCTGCAATACATACCCGTAATAAAGCGAAAGAAGAGCCACCAAAATTGGATAACATTTTTATAGATATAGGTGCTAAAGACAAAGCAGAAGTTGAGAAAATGGGCGTTCATGTGGGCTGTGTAATAACTTACCCTGATGAATTTCAAATATTGAACAAGGATAAATTCGTTTGTCGCGCTATTGATAATAGGGCTGGTGGATTTATGGTTGCAGAAGTTGCCCGTCTCTTACATGAAAACAAAAAGAAGCTACCTTTTGGCCTCTATATTACCAATTCTGTACAAGAAGAGATTGGGCTGCGAGGCGCTGAAATGATCACACACACCATAAAACCAAATGTTGCGATTATAACTGATGTGTGCCATGACACTACAACCCCTATGATTGAAAAGAAAACACAAGGTCATACAGAAATGGGTGCAGGTCCTGTTATTTCTTATGCTCCAGCGGTACAGAATAAGTTACGTGAGCGTATCATTGAAACGGCAGAGTCTAAAAAAATCCCGTTCCAGCGAATGGCGGCCTCAAGGTCAACTGGTACAGATACCGATGCCTTTGCGTATAGCAATGGAGGTGTTGCTTCCGCTCTTATTTCGTTGCCTTTGAGATATATGCACACTACTGTGGAAACCGTTCACAAGGATGATGTGGAAAACGTAATTCGTTTGATTTATGAAACAGTTTTGACCATAAAGAACGGTGAGACTTTCTCTTATTTTGATTGA
- a CDS encoding TonB-dependent receptor gives MNQRGFLFFSFFFAFLFSSFSQQRFTLSGTVSEATSNETMIGVTIAIPELSTGVTTNEYGFYSITLPEGEYEVQVTYLGFQDQVQNIELRENRKLNFLMFEQAEQLDEVVVTDNGEKLDIRKPQMSVNTMAVSTIKNIPVILGEADIIKSILLLPGVTNAGEGASGYNVRGGAVDQNLILLDEATIFNSSHLFGFFSVFNPDAIKDIKLYKGGIPARYGGRVSSVLDIFQKEGNSKKFKANGGIGLVASRLLLEGPIKKDKAAFLIGGRGSYAHLFLPLFDVDNTAYFYDLNTKINYRLNERNNIFLSGYFGRDVFSISDSFVNTYGNAVGNFRWNHLFSDKLFSNLSLIYSDYYYGLKLDFVGFNWNSGIQNFNIKYDLKHYLSDKLRVNYGVNNIYYQFNPGKIEPSNSNSGILEERLTQKYANEFAAYVDVEHSITQNLSLGYGLRFSHFNRLGQEQLNVYENDNPIVFNETLQIYQEGEPVDVIDPGRKKSLATFDNFEPRISLSYSISDKNSIKASYTRLAQYLHLISNTSSPTPLDVWTPSGPFSKPQLLDQYALGYFQNINNGEYALETEVFYKDVQNRMDYIDGANLIANDAIEQVILNGEARAYGLEFLLRKNEGIFKGWLAYTLSKSEQRTPGRNEIETGINNGEWYNTPYDKTHDFSVYGNYDLNKKWSFNTNFVFQTGQPTNYPIGQFQFQGLTVPYYGLRNQERLPNYHRMDVSATLTPKKNMDRNWQGEWVFSIYNAYNRRNAASISFNRNQDTNMNEAVRTSIFGVVPAVTYNFKF, from the coding sequence ATGAACCAAAGAGGGTTTTTATTTTTTTCTTTCTTTTTTGCATTCTTATTTTCGTCTTTTTCCCAACAAAGATTTACCCTGAGCGGAACGGTCTCTGAGGCCACCAGCAATGAAACCATGATCGGCGTCACCATTGCGATTCCTGAATTAAGTACGGGCGTTACTACCAATGAGTACGGCTTTTATTCCATTACACTTCCTGAAGGTGAATATGAAGTACAGGTAACCTACCTTGGGTTTCAGGATCAAGTCCAGAATATAGAACTTAGAGAGAATCGAAAATTGAATTTTCTCATGTTTGAACAGGCTGAGCAATTGGATGAAGTTGTTGTTACTGATAACGGTGAGAAACTAGACATTCGTAAACCTCAAATGAGCGTAAACACTATGGCGGTTTCCACAATCAAGAATATTCCTGTAATCTTGGGCGAAGCAGATATAATAAAGTCAATCTTATTACTCCCTGGGGTTACCAACGCAGGTGAAGGGGCATCTGGCTACAATGTGCGGGGTGGAGCTGTTGATCAAAACTTAATCCTCTTGGATGAGGCAACTATTTTTAACTCATCTCACCTTTTCGGTTTTTTCTCGGTTTTTAATCCAGATGCCATCAAGGATATAAAGTTATACAAAGGGGGGATACCTGCTCGGTATGGTGGCCGCGTTTCCTCGGTTCTTGACATTTTTCAAAAAGAAGGAAATAGTAAAAAATTTAAAGCTAATGGTGGTATTGGATTAGTGGCAAGTAGATTACTTCTAGAAGGTCCTATAAAAAAAGACAAGGCAGCCTTCCTTATTGGGGGGCGAGGATCATATGCGCATCTTTTTTTGCCCCTATTCGACGTAGACAATACGGCCTATTTTTATGATTTGAACACCAAGATAAACTATAGACTAAATGAAAGAAACAATATTTTTCTATCTGGTTATTTTGGCAGGGACGTCTTTAGTATAAGCGATAGTTTTGTTAATACCTACGGCAATGCAGTTGGCAATTTTCGCTGGAATCACTTGTTCTCAGATAAGCTGTTCTCCAATCTTTCACTTATTTATTCTGATTATTATTACGGATTAAAACTGGATTTTGTGGGCTTTAATTGGAATTCAGGAATCCAGAATTTCAACATCAAATATGACCTGAAACATTATCTAAGTGACAAATTGCGTGTCAATTATGGGGTAAACAATATTTATTATCAATTCAATCCAGGAAAGATCGAACCAAGTAATTCAAATTCTGGAATACTTGAAGAGCGATTAACCCAAAAATACGCCAATGAATTTGCCGCCTATGTTGATGTTGAGCACAGTATAACCCAAAACCTTAGTTTGGGATACGGACTACGCTTCAGCCATTTTAATAGGCTTGGACAAGAGCAACTCAATGTTTATGAAAACGATAATCCGATTGTTTTCAATGAAACCTTACAAATTTATCAGGAAGGTGAACCTGTTGATGTTATTGATCCAGGAAGAAAAAAAAGCCTTGCCACTTTTGATAATTTTGAGCCTCGAATATCACTATCTTATTCAATTAGTGATAAAAACTCAATAAAGGCAAGTTATACCAGGCTTGCCCAATATTTACATTTGATTTCAAATACAAGCTCCCCTACCCCTTTGGATGTTTGGACGCCCAGTGGGCCATTTTCCAAACCACAACTTTTAGATCAATACGCTCTTGGATATTTTCAAAACATAAACAATGGTGAATACGCTTTGGAAACTGAAGTGTTTTACAAGGATGTCCAAAATCGAATGGACTATATTGATGGTGCGAATTTAATTGCCAATGATGCAATAGAACAGGTAATCCTAAATGGCGAAGCAAGAGCTTATGGCCTTGAGTTTTTATTAAGGAAGAACGAAGGAATATTTAAGGGTTGGTTGGCCTATACATTATCAAAATCTGAACAAAGAACACCAGGTAGAAATGAGATAGAAACAGGCATAAACAATGGCGAATGGTATAACACACCGTATGACAAGACTCATGATTTCTCGGTTTATGGTAATTACGATCTTAATAAAAAATGGAGTTTCAATACAAATTTTGTATTTCAAACGGGACAACCAACCAATTATCCAATTGGTCAGTTTCAATTCCAAGGACTTACCGTACCCTATTATGGTTTAAGAAACCAAGAGCGATTACCCAATTATCATAGGATGGATGTTTCCGCTACTTTAACCCCAAAAAAGAATATGGACAGGAATTGGCAAGGCGAATGGGTTTTTAGTATATATAATGCCTATAATCGAAGAAATGCAGCATCAATTTCTTTTAATAGAAATCAGGACACTAATATGAATGAAGCGGTTCGTACTTCTATTTTTGGCGTGGTGCCGGCAGTTACCTATAATTTTAAATTTTAG
- a CDS encoding DUF4249 family protein yields the protein MKRFLFLISGFALLVGCEDVIEVDVPNDEPRLSIDGLIRLNTNLLNTEIRIVATETSSFFEEIGSANLDRIELTNSLTNQNINLTENPLGSGIYIAEWSVDQLMQGELVLSIDYNGSQYEAKTTFVPTVPFDNLIQGDGTLFSGDETEILVSYTDEPNREDFYLFDFDFEEYLVSEDTFYLGQAFEFSYFYEDGLEPGQELNISILGVDEIFYNYMNQLIVQSGGDQGPFQTPAATVKGNIVNLTDSDNFALGFFAVCQTFNGSIIIE from the coding sequence ATGAAAAGATTTTTGTTTTTAATTTCAGGATTCGCCCTCCTTGTTGGTTGTGAGGACGTGATTGAAGTTGATGTACCCAATGATGAACCACGTTTATCAATTGATGGTCTTATTCGCTTGAATACCAATCTTCTAAATACGGAAATTCGCATAGTAGCTACTGAGACGAGTTCTTTCTTTGAGGAAATTGGTTCTGCGAATTTAGATAGGATTGAATTAACAAATTCACTCACCAATCAAAATATCAATCTAACAGAAAACCCCTTGGGTTCTGGAATCTACATTGCCGAGTGGTCGGTAGACCAACTAATGCAAGGAGAGCTTGTTTTAAGTATCGATTACAACGGCAGTCAATATGAAGCAAAGACAACATTTGTACCAACGGTTCCTTTTGATAATCTTATTCAGGGAGATGGCACTTTGTTCTCAGGAGATGAAACTGAAATATTGGTGTCTTATACTGATGAGCCCAACCGTGAGGATTTTTATCTTTTTGACTTTGACTTTGAAGAGTATTTGGTGTCGGAGGATACTTTTTATCTAGGGCAGGCTTTTGAGTTCTCCTATTTTTATGAAGATGGTTTAGAACCAGGGCAAGAGCTCAATATTAGCATTTTAGGAGTTGATGAAATTTTTTACAATTACATGAATCAATTGATTGTCCAAAGCGGTGGTGACCAAGGACCATTTCAAACACCGGCGGCGACGGTTAAAGGGAACATTGTTAATTTGACCGATTCTGACAATTTTGCCTTAGGGTTTTTTGCAGTATGCCAGACTTTCAATGGTTCAATTATAATTGAATAA
- a CDS encoding DUF6495 family protein, with amino-acid sequence MKYSRLTKQQLEELHQEFINFLATQSITGEEWAKLKVEKPDVAEEELDIFSDLIWEGVLAKVTHLENVSATQMHLFELIDKEMKLISVKIMNPDIDLTTELGFGWFKKNWQSDFVEYLTASKAYTDDKNLDKFGLIQQGAAITKGDLYRWFDSMIE; translated from the coding sequence ATGAAATATTCAAGACTTACAAAACAGCAGCTGGAGGAGTTGCATCAAGAGTTTATAAACTTTTTGGCAACCCAATCAATAACAGGGGAAGAATGGGCTAAATTAAAAGTGGAGAAGCCAGATGTGGCAGAAGAGGAGCTCGATATTTTTAGTGATTTAATTTGGGAAGGAGTCCTTGCTAAAGTCACACATCTTGAAAATGTTTCAGCAACCCAAATGCATTTGTTCGAATTGATTGATAAGGAAATGAAATTGATTTCAGTTAAAATTATGAATCCCGATATTGATTTAACCACAGAATTAGGTTTCGGATGGTTCAAGAAGAACTGGCAATCAGATTTTGTTGAATACCTCACTGCTTCAAAGGCCTATACAGATGACAAGAATCTGGACAAGTTTGGTTTGATCCAACAGGGTGCTGCCATTACCAAAGGAGATTTGTATAGATGGTTCGATTCGATGATTGAATAA
- a CDS encoding DUF4294 domain-containing protein: MKREILFFIFSLTVLLVSGQVEEQPMDSVVEKMIIIEGDSIMRSSIDLDEVYVFSKLKFPSYKDKLRYYILRRKTIKVYPYAKMAAERLLELNDSLTKIKKSRKRKKYTKKVQKYIEGEFSEELKKLTRTEGQILIKLIYRQTGKTAFGLVKELRSGWRAFWYSTTAKMFKISLKEEYRPDVVQEDYLIEDILQRAFAAGRLEPQKSALDFSYADLDNKWSSKNKAKN, encoded by the coding sequence ATGAAAAGGGAGATTTTATTTTTTATATTTAGTCTAACTGTTTTACTTGTCTCAGGACAGGTAGAAGAGCAACCCATGGATTCTGTGGTTGAAAAAATGATTATAATTGAAGGTGATTCTATAATGCGAAGTTCTATTGATCTAGATGAAGTCTATGTGTTCAGTAAGCTTAAATTTCCTTCTTACAAGGATAAACTCAGGTATTATATTTTAAGAAGAAAGACCATAAAAGTGTATCCTTATGCTAAAATGGCAGCTGAGCGTTTGCTGGAATTGAACGATAGTCTGACAAAAATAAAGAAGTCCCGTAAGCGAAAAAAGTATACGAAAAAGGTTCAGAAATATATTGAAGGTGAGTTCTCAGAAGAGCTTAAAAAACTAACACGTACAGAAGGACAAATACTTATAAAGTTAATATATAGGCAAACAGGTAAAACTGCTTTTGGTTTAGTTAAAGAATTGAGAAGTGGGTGGCGTGCTTTTTGGTACAGTACAACGGCCAAAATGTTCAAAATTAGCCTGAAAGAAGAATATAGACCTGATGTTGTTCAGGAAGACTATTTGATTGAGGATATACTTCAGCGAGCTTTTGCAGCCGGTAGATTAGAGCCACAAAAATCCGCGTTGGATTTTAGTTATGCAGACCTGGATAATAAATGGAGTTCAAAAAATAAGGCCAAGAATTAA
- a CDS encoding NADP-dependent isocitrate dehydrogenase, translating to MPKIFYTKTDEAPALATQSFLPIVQAFTKTSGITIETKDISLAARIIATFPDYLNKEQRVENDLDVLGQMAKMPEANIIKLPNISASVPQLNEAIEELQQKGYALPEYPDDPKNDEEKDIKARYNKIKGSAVNPVLREGNSDRRAPRAVKNYAKQNPHSMGAWSSSSKSHVATMDQGDFKSNEKSITLPSATSVRIELKAQDGSTTTLKEGISLLKGEIIDATVMSKKALLAFLNEQVADAKKTGVLFSLHMKATMMKVSDPIIFGHALRVFLKDVFSNHAETLDSIGVNANDGLENLLDKLQELPNDKRNEIEAAIESVLASGPDLAMVNSDKGITNLHVPSDVIIDASMPAMIRNSGQMWNAEGKSQDTKAVIPDSSYAGIYTATIDFCKENGAFDPTTMGTVPNVGLMAQKAEEYGSHDKTFEISSNGTVCVVDQKTGETLIEHTVEAGDIWRMCQVKDAPIQDWIKLAVSRARASQLPAIFWLDEERAHDAELIKKVNLYLPDHDTSGLDLQIHSPIEATKFTLKRIKEGKDTISVSGNVLRDYLTDLFPILEVGTSAKMLSIVPLMNGGGLFETGAGGSAPKHVEQFTEEGHLRWDSLGEFLALGVSLEFFGEKNNNPKAQILGDALDSATEKFLLNDKSPSRKVKELDTRGSHFYLAMYWAQALANQSKDSDLKALFSTIASKMEENEDTIIKELENAQGSSQNLGGYYLPDPQIAANAMRPSSTLNNIMAEIQ from the coding sequence ATGCCAAAAATTTTCTATACCAAAACAGATGAAGCACCTGCCCTTGCGACACAATCATTCTTACCAATTGTACAAGCCTTTACCAAAACATCTGGAATCACTATCGAAACCAAGGATATTTCATTGGCAGCTAGGATAATTGCTACATTTCCAGATTATTTGAATAAAGAGCAAAGAGTTGAAAACGATTTAGACGTTTTAGGCCAAATGGCAAAAATGCCAGAAGCAAATATTATTAAATTACCAAACATAAGTGCATCAGTACCTCAGTTAAATGAGGCAATAGAAGAATTACAACAAAAAGGATATGCCTTACCTGAATATCCTGATGACCCAAAGAACGACGAAGAGAAGGATATAAAGGCTAGATACAACAAAATAAAAGGTAGCGCGGTTAACCCTGTACTAAGAGAAGGTAATTCAGACCGTAGAGCTCCAAGAGCAGTAAAAAATTACGCGAAACAAAACCCTCATTCAATGGGTGCATGGAGTTCTTCTTCAAAATCACATGTAGCCACAATGGACCAGGGTGATTTTAAGTCGAACGAAAAATCGATAACATTACCCTCAGCAACATCTGTAAGAATAGAGTTAAAAGCACAAGATGGTAGTACGACCACCCTCAAAGAAGGCATTTCATTATTAAAAGGGGAAATAATAGATGCAACTGTAATGAGTAAAAAAGCATTGCTCGCGTTTTTAAATGAGCAAGTGGCAGATGCGAAGAAAACAGGGGTATTGTTTTCACTACACATGAAAGCTACAATGATGAAGGTTTCTGACCCTATTATTTTTGGTCATGCCTTACGAGTTTTCTTAAAAGATGTCTTTTCAAATCACGCTGAGACTTTGGATTCAATTGGCGTAAATGCCAATGATGGGTTAGAAAATCTATTAGACAAATTGCAAGAATTGCCTAACGATAAAAGAAATGAAATCGAGGCAGCGATTGAATCAGTTTTGGCGAGTGGCCCTGACTTGGCTATGGTAAATTCGGATAAGGGCATTACAAACTTACACGTACCGAGTGATGTAATTATTGATGCATCGATGCCTGCCATGATTCGTAATTCTGGACAAATGTGGAATGCTGAAGGTAAATCACAGGATACCAAGGCAGTTATCCCAGATAGCAGTTATGCAGGTATTTATACCGCCACGATTGATTTTTGTAAAGAAAATGGAGCTTTTGACCCAACGACCATGGGAACTGTTCCCAATGTTGGTTTAATGGCTCAAAAAGCTGAAGAATATGGCTCTCATGACAAAACCTTTGAAATAAGTTCTAATGGCACCGTATGTGTTGTAGATCAAAAGACTGGGGAGACTTTAATTGAGCATACTGTAGAAGCAGGTGATATTTGGAGAATGTGCCAAGTAAAAGACGCACCTATTCAAGATTGGATCAAGTTAGCTGTTTCAAGAGCACGTGCATCCCAACTTCCTGCTATCTTTTGGCTAGATGAAGAAAGAGCGCATGATGCCGAATTAATCAAGAAAGTGAATCTGTATCTTCCCGACCACGACACCTCAGGTCTAGATCTTCAAATACATTCACCTATTGAGGCAACAAAGTTCACACTCAAAAGAATTAAGGAAGGTAAAGATACCATTTCAGTTTCAGGTAATGTACTTAGAGATTACTTGACCGATCTATTTCCGATTTTAGAGGTTGGCACCAGTGCAAAAATGCTATCCATTGTTCCATTAATGAATGGCGGTGGTCTTTTTGAAACAGGAGCTGGTGGCTCCGCTCCAAAACATGTTGAACAATTCACTGAAGAAGGTCATCTACGTTGGGATTCATTGGGTGAGTTTCTGGCTTTGGGAGTATCATTGGAATTTTTTGGAGAAAAGAACAATAATCCAAAAGCACAAATATTAGGTGATGCATTGGACAGTGCTACAGAAAAATTCCTGTTGAATGATAAATCACCTTCACGTAAAGTAAAGGAATTAGATACAAGGGGCAGTCATTTTTATCTTGCGATGTACTGGGCACAAGCGCTAGCCAATCAATCAAAGGATAGTGATTTGAAGGCATTGTTCTCAACTATTGCCAGTAAAATGGAAGAAAACGAAGATACAATTATAAAAGAACTGGAAAACGCACAAGGGAGTTCTCAGAATTTAGGTGGATATTATTTACCTGACCCTCAGATAGCAGCTAATGCAATGCGCCCAAGTTCAACTCTAAATAATATAATGGCCGAAATTCAGTAA
- the hisS gene encoding histidine--tRNA ligase — MAQKPSIPKGTRDFSPAEIAKRDYIFDIVKKHFKTFGFQPIETPSFENSDTLMGKYGDEGDRLIFKILNSGNYITDSDKIIEFGNIVNKGISYKLFESFYVGFIKEAEILFIDKNIIPGKFSDFQLEKIKSYLNSHLKRYVFFNPKFKNSEKDERLIKEILDLQFDLFLKWTNDIVLKMVTMGGNRLYWKQKFVDGKNSFINSFYSRLLSKRISEKALRYDLTVPFARYVVQHQNEIDFPFKRYQIQPVWRADRPQKGRFREFYQCDADVVGANSLLQEVELVQLYDVVFTSLKLEGVTIKINNRKILAGIAEVIGAQRNLVNFTVALDKLDKIGEEGVKKEMLAKGISENSIAKAAPLFNLTGSSREQLQALKNLLANSDQGIEGVEEVEFIVNSINDLGLKSAKIALDVTLARGLNYYTGAIFEVAAPEGIKMGSIGGGGRYDDLTGIFGLKNVSGVGISFGLDRIYLVMEELNLFPETLDKSLDVLCMNFGEKESIASLKLVNELRSQGILADVYPSKTKMQKQMKYANNRNVPYVVLIGEQELTNNSFVVKNMKNSEQITYSLDSIQDFAKTL; from the coding sequence ATGGCGCAAAAACCAAGCATACCCAAAGGAACTAGGGATTTTTCTCCCGCTGAAATCGCTAAGCGTGATTATATATTTGATATCGTAAAAAAGCATTTCAAGACTTTTGGTTTTCAACCCATAGAGACTCCGTCTTTTGAGAATTCTGATACTTTGATGGGCAAGTACGGTGATGAAGGCGATCGGTTGATTTTTAAAATATTGAATTCAGGAAATTACATAACCGACAGTGATAAAATCATTGAATTCGGTAATATTGTCAATAAAGGTATTAGCTATAAGTTGTTTGAAAGTTTCTATGTTGGATTTATTAAAGAAGCGGAGATACTCTTTATTGATAAAAATATTATACCAGGTAAGTTTAGTGATTTTCAGCTAGAGAAAATAAAAAGTTATTTAAATTCTCATTTAAAAAGATATGTATTCTTTAATCCTAAGTTCAAGAATTCAGAAAAGGATGAAAGGTTAATAAAAGAGATACTAGATCTACAGTTCGACTTATTTTTAAAATGGACAAACGATATCGTTTTAAAAATGGTTACTATGGGTGGTAATAGACTATATTGGAAACAAAAGTTTGTTGATGGTAAAAACTCCTTTATTAATTCTTTTTATTCAAGACTTCTTTCAAAAAGAATATCGGAAAAAGCACTGCGCTATGATTTAACGGTTCCTTTTGCGCGGTATGTCGTACAACACCAAAATGAAATTGATTTTCCTTTTAAACGGTACCAAATTCAACCTGTTTGGCGTGCTGATAGACCGCAGAAAGGTCGTTTCAGAGAGTTTTATCAGTGTGATGCAGATGTTGTTGGGGCAAACTCTTTATTGCAAGAGGTTGAATTAGTGCAATTATATGATGTCGTTTTCACTTCTTTAAAACTTGAAGGAGTAACTATCAAAATCAATAACCGTAAGATTCTTGCAGGAATAGCAGAAGTAATAGGTGCGCAACGCAATTTGGTAAACTTTACTGTTGCATTGGATAAATTAGATAAAATAGGAGAAGAGGGGGTTAAAAAGGAAATGCTCGCCAAAGGTATTTCTGAAAATTCCATCGCTAAAGCCGCACCTTTATTTAATCTTACTGGTTCAAGTCGTGAACAACTTCAAGCCCTAAAAAATTTACTTGCCAATTCGGACCAAGGTATTGAAGGAGTTGAAGAAGTAGAGTTTATTGTTAATTCTATCAACGATTTGGGTCTTAAATCTGCGAAAATTGCTTTGGATGTCACGCTAGCCCGTGGACTCAATTATTACACAGGCGCCATCTTTGAAGTAGCTGCACCTGAGGGCATTAAAATGGGGTCTATTGGCGGTGGTGGAAGGTATGATGACCTTACCGGAATATTTGGTCTTAAAAACGTAAGTGGTGTTGGTATTTCATTTGGATTAGACCGAATTTACCTTGTCATGGAAGAGTTAAATCTATTCCCAGAGACTTTGGATAAATCATTGGACGTACTTTGCATGAATTTTGGAGAGAAAGAGTCGATCGCATCTTTAAAATTGGTAAATGAGCTTAGGTCACAAGGGATTTTAGCCGATGTTTATCCTTCTAAGACCAAGATGCAGAAACAAATGAAGTATGCGAACAATCGTAATGTTCCTTACGTGGTTTTAATAGGAGAACAGGAATTGACAAATAATTCGTTTGTGGTTAAGAATATGAAGAACAGCGAACAAATCACCTATAGCCTTGATTCTATTCAAGACTTTGCCAAAACTTTATAG